The Gloeobacter morelensis MG652769 genome contains the following window.
AGATTGTCTCCCAAACCCCCGGCGGCGAGTACGACGCCAAGATGGCCAAGTACGCCGAACTTGGCATGCTCTACTACCTCGTCTACAACCCCAACTACACCGGACGCGACCGGCACGAGCGCTTCGAGCTGTACCGGCTCACAGGTGAAACCTACGAGCGTGTGCAGGGCTCTCCCGTGTGGATGCCCGAACTTGAACTGGGGATCGGCTACGAGACCGGCCGCTTCGAGGGCCGCACCCAGGAGTGGCTGTACTGGTACGACCGACAGGGTCAGCGATTCGCCACGCCCGAGGAAGCAGCCGAATCGCAGAAGCGACTCGCAGATCAGCAACAGCAACGTGCCGAGCAAGAGCGGCAACGTGCCGAGCGCCTGGCCGCCCGGCTGCGGGCGATGGGCGTCGAGCCCGACGAAAACTGAACCCACGGGGAACCAAGCGCAGTGCGGATATTGTTTTGCATCCCCCATTACTTCAACCCCGAGGGCGGCGGCCGGCACGGCTCGCTCAAACGCGATCCCAGACCCCGCCTCGAAGCGCTCGAAGCCTGCATAGGTGCGTTGCATCAGCTATTCGGCCGCGGCCAGGGGATGATCGATATCCACCACCGACGGCTGCTCGCGGCCAACCGCACCATGGTCCATGACATCGACATTGTGCTGTGCACCACCGGCGATCACCATTTGCTCGCCCATTTGCCACTGCCGCCGCACCTATTCGCGCACCACGCCACCGCCTGCGAACCGCTGCGCCTGGGTTTCGAATGCCAGGCGGTGCTGCGCGACGCCTTCGAGCGCTACGACTACTGCTGCTATCTCGAAGACGACCTCGTTCTGCACGATCCCTGGTTTTTCGCCAAACTCGCCTGGTTCAACGCCCAATCGGAGCCGGTGAACGTTTTGCTTCCCAACCGCTACGAGGTCGCCAACCGGGGGCCGATCCACAAAGTCTACGTCGATGGAGATCTGGCCCCACGCGTCACCGCCCCATGGCAGAACATCGAAGGCCAACCGCCCATCGTCTGCCAAAGTCTGGGGGCTACCGTCCACCTGGAGCGCACCCTCAACCCCCACTCCGGCTGCTCTTTTCTGAGCCGCGAGCAGATGCGCCGCTGGGTGAACGCGCCCCACTTTCTCGACGGCGACACCAGTTTTGTCGGCCCCCTCGAAAGTGCCGCCACCTTAGGCATCCTCAAAACCTTCAACGTCTACAAACCCGGCCGTGACACACCGAGTTTTCTGGAAGTCCAGCACTCGGGAACGGCCTTTCTCGATCTGGTCGGCCGTCAGGTGCACCTGAGCGTCAAAAGTGCAGGCGGACCTCCATGACGACGACCAGATGCCACAAACCGCGATTCTAGACACCTGTCATAAAATATAAGTAATATTTACGTATTGTCGAAACGTCGGGAGGCCCGCTTTATGAAGCCGGAAACTGAAAAGCAGCAGTCTGGAGAGCACTCCAAAAGGCGCGGGACCACAGACGAAGCGGCCCGCGATCTCTCTGCTTTTGCTCCATCGGCGAAAGTCCGTCTAAGCCTGGATGTCTCTCCGGAGCTTGACCAAGTGCTCGAAGAAATCGCCCGCCAAGAACAGACCACCAAGGCAGATGTACTGCGCCGTTCGATCGCCTTGATGCAGGTGGCCGTCAAAGCGAAACGCCAGGGACTCAAATTCGGCGCGACAGACCAGGATCAGGTGTTAAAAACCGAGATCGTCGGGATCTGATTCGATGGGTAACGCTCCCCCGCCCTCCGAAGGGGAGCGGCTTCCAAGCAAATTCGACTTGAACCAATTGCCCGCCAACTGGACGGCCGAGCTCAAAGCGGAAACGCCCGAAGACCGGGCCGCGCGCATCAAGCGGGAGGATCGCAAGAGCCTGTTCCAGTTGATCCGGGAAACCGCGCTTTTGTTCACCGCGCTGGGAGTGACGGTGGCCGCCTTTGCCATCAGCGCTTCGCTTGTCACCAACCCGCAAACGGCTGTCGATGACAAAAAGTGGGCCAGCGCGCTGTTGACTTTGATCGTGGGGGGCGTGCTCGGGTATTGGACCGGCAAAAGCACAAAGGACGACAAAGATTGAGGTGTGTAGCGTACATGGGGCACCGAGCGGCTCAACCGGTTGCAAGCGACCGCTGCAACCGGGCGATCTGCAGAGGCAACAGCCTCTGCAGATCGTAAAACCGCTCGATCGTCCGCCGAGCATGCGTGCGTAGGGATACGACCCATTCTGGACGTTCGAGCGCTTCGTCGAGCCGCTCGGCTATCTCCTCTGGCGCAAAAAAATCGACCAGCCACCCATTGACCCCATCCTGGATCACCTCGCTCACCGGGGGAGTGTCGGAGGCAATCAGCAGGCACCCGGCGGCCATCGCCTCGAGCATCGACCAGGAGAGCACAAAAGGGCGGGTGAGATAGACGTGGGCCGAGGATGCCTGCAGCACCTGCAGATACTCCCCGTACGGAAGCAGGCCGGTAAAGTGCACCCGCGCAAGATCGAGGGGGAACTTGGCGAGCATGAGTTCTTTGTAGCTCTGGCCCTTGGGAAGCGCTCGGCCGTAAGCCACCCGGTCGTCGCCGACGATCACCGCGTGACAGTGGGGGCGGCGCTGCTGCAACAGCCACAGCGCTTCGATCAATTGCGGGAAGCCCCGGTAAGGCTCCATGCCCCGGGCGACGTAGGTGACCAACTCCTCTACCTCTGAAAGATCCAGACCCAGTCGGGGCAGCACCAGACGGCTCGGCCGGGGGCGGAAGTAACCCGTATCCACCCCATCGTGCAAAACCGCGATCTTCGATCGCAATGGGGCCGGAAACTGCGAGTGCTGCCAGATAGTGGGCGAGATGCCCAGATCGCAGGCGGCAAGGTCCATCAAGATGGGTGCGTTCTTGATGCGCAGTTGCGCCAGGGTGTCGGGGCTCGCCGGGTCGGACGGGTCAAAGTCGACGTCCGACCCGCAGGCGCGGTAGAACCATTCGAAGTAACAGACCAGTCGCACGTCGGGCAGGGCATCTTTGATGTAAAGGGTCGGCCCCCAACCCGAGTGACCGTAGACGAGGTCGGGGACAAATCCAAACTCCTTGAGGCGGCTCACCAACCGGTAGACCGCCTGCCCCTGCAGCACAGCGTTCTCAAAGCCGCCCAGGTAGGGGTGCACCTCGGCGTGGGCCTGGCGCGAAGGACCGTAGAGCACTTTGTGGACGCTGGGCAGTTCGCCTTCTTCGCGGCTGGTGCCAAAGACGACCTGGTTGCGGGGATCGGCTGCGAGGGCAGTGGCCAGATGGCGAAACTGGGCCGGGAAATTGGGGTGCAAAAAAAGAATGCGCATCGACAAGCTAGAGATTCTGTACGCCCAACATTTTCGGTGAGGAATAAACCATGACCAAGCGGACAGCCCCGCTCTCTAAGCGATAGCCATCCAGGCTTATCACCTTACCCGGCTTTTTTGACCGCCACGGTGCGGTGCACGGCGGTCCAGTCGTCCTTGGGGTCGAGGGCGGTGGCGGCGTCGGGCACCTGGCCGGTCAGCGCCGTGCGAAAGTCGCGGTCGAAGCGCGAGCCGGTGCCGAACAGGTCGTCGATGGCAGTCAGTTTTTCGCCCAAAGCCGGCAGCGAAATGTTGCTCAGATCCGCCGCTCCCACCGAGCCCACAATCACCAGATGGTCGTACCCTTCAGGCTGGTTTTTGGGTGCACTCAGCGTAATAATCACCTCGGGACCGTAGCCGATTTTGAGTGTTTCGCCGGGTTTGGTCGGTTTGCCATAACCTGTGAGCGGGTGCAAAGGCGCCAGACGCAGATCCTGGTCGAGATCAATGATGTAGATATTTAGCGGTACCGAAGATTGGTTGGTGACTTCGACCACCAGTGAACGGCCGCTGGCGATGACGGTCGCATCGCCGTTCATCGGCAGCGGCTCGGCTTCGCCGGGCTTGTCTTTGGTTGCTTCACGGGTCAGACGCTTCAATTCGACGGCGAGAGCATCTTTGAGTTTGGTGTAGCGGTTGGTCAGGTTGCGGATATTGAGGTAACCCGCCAGGTGCTCCAGGGTGACGAGCGCCCCCCGCTCCGGGCGCATCCCGGCGAAGCGCGCCGCGCCCAGAGGTCGCCCATCGAGCACATAGACAAAGCGACCGTCCTGCACTTCGACCGCGGCAGGGGCGGCCTCGTCCTCCGAAGCGATAAGCAGGGGCGAATTTTCGAGGCTCTGGCGCAACGCCTCGGCGACGCGGTTTTTACCGTTGATGCGGATGGGCTGGGGACGGGGCGCGGGCATTAGCTTGTCAGGGCAACTCCGTGCCTACCTTACCTTTTTTCCAAGCGCACCAAAACCCGCAAGGGCGAATGGCTTGCAGCGAGGAACCTCGGGCGATATCGCTGCGGGGGTGCAGTGGCTCATATCCGCAGCTCTGCACTCTTTCATTGAATTGAAAGCACTACGGCAAATTTGAGGTATCGATTGAGCCGCTGGTGCCCCTAAAATCTTGGCAAGAACACTTTTCGGCTACACCAGAAGTGTCGGGTGACAGGAGAGGAAACTGGAGTCATGGCCCTCTGCACTGCGAAACCGTCACACTTTGTCGACCTAAAATTCATTGACTGCGAAGCCAGATTCGACGTTGGTGTTCTCAAATCCACACACCTAAGAAGAAAAAACGGTGGCGGAGAACCCATTACGACACCTAGCGGTGCGCGCCTGGTCGGTTATGTTAACTTCCTAGTGTAGAAGTGGTATTGTGTGCGACAGGAAAGACGTTGCGTGGGGTAAGGGACCGAGGTACAACTACATGAAGATCTGTATCGTCACACCCTTTGCCCTTTCCAACAGCCACGGCACCGGCGTTCAACTCCTCCGATTGTTCGCCTCTGAAGATTACGCCCACCTTTACTGGTCCTCTGCCTCCGGATTTAGCGAGACGGACCAGTCTTTACTGCTCGAAGAACAATTCGACTGGTGGCCCCTCTCGCGCGGCAAGGGCCGGCTGGAGCAGGTGATGGGGCTGTTGGGGATGAGTTCGGTCTGGCGGCACAACGAACTGATTAGCGCCCAGTACCGGCGGCTGCTGGAGCGGGACTACCGCTGCGACGTCGCCCACGTCGTGGTCATCGACGAGACGAGCGCGCGCAAAGCCGTTTCGCTATTGGGGGTGCTGGGTTGCCCCTACGTCGTGCATATCATGGACCTGATGCACCCGCGCGGCCTCGACCCCGCTTCGATGAGGGGCTTTGGGCACCTGTTCGCCGGGGCGAGCCGGGTACTGGCCCTCAGTGAAAATATCCGCCGGGAGGTGCGCAGGTTCCCCGGCCCTCCCTGTGAGATTTTTCCGATCGTGCGCAGCCTCGGCCGGGCGGTGCAAAGCCCGCCTGAATCCGGCGGGCCGCTGCGCATCGCCATGGTCGGTTCGCTCTACTATACCGAGGGCCTCAAGTGCCTGGCGGTGGCCTGGGATGAGTTGTCCCGGCGCTATCCGCGCCTGGAACTGGTCTACGCCGGCCCCGAGGCGCAGATCCGCAACTACCTGCCCGCTCGCCTCAAGGAGGTCCTGGTTTACCGCGGCTACGTGCCTAACGAAAAAGTCGAATCGATCCTGCTCGATTGCCACCTTGCCTACCTGCCCGGTCCCTGCTGGCCCGCCGAAAAAGACAAATACAGCAAATATTCGATTCCTTCGCGCCTGACCGACTACCTGATGGCGGGTTTGCCGATCGTGGCCTACCTGGCGGACGGTTCAGCCACCGAGCAATTTCTCAACCCGCTGATGCCGGAGGCGGTGCGCCGGGCGATGCACCCGGCTG
Protein-coding sequences here:
- a CDS encoding Uma2 family endonuclease, which encodes MVQYNPLQPLPTDEELPDSDGKPVDNELHVLIPALLRSILALLWAERTDWFFGANMGVYYDPKQPPLVPDAFLSLGVDRNRRAPQLRLSYVLWQENDIVPQWVLEIVSQTPGGEYDAKMAKYAELGMLYYLVYNPNYTGRDRHERFELYRLTGETYERVQGSPVWMPELELGIGYETGRFEGRTQEWLYWYDRQGQRFATPEEAAESQKRLADQQQQRAEQERQRAERLAARLRAMGVEPDEN
- a CDS encoding glycosyltransferase family 4 protein gives rise to the protein MRILFLHPNFPAQFRHLATALAADPRNQVVFGTSREEGELPSVHKVLYGPSRQAHAEVHPYLGGFENAVLQGQAVYRLVSRLKEFGFVPDLVYGHSGWGPTLYIKDALPDVRLVCYFEWFYRACGSDVDFDPSDPASPDTLAQLRIKNAPILMDLAACDLGISPTIWQHSQFPAPLRSKIAVLHDGVDTGYFRPRPSRLVLPRLGLDLSEVEELVTYVARGMEPYRGFPQLIEALWLLQQRRPHCHAVIVGDDRVAYGRALPKGQSYKELMLAKFPLDLARVHFTGLLPYGEYLQVLQASSAHVYLTRPFVLSWSMLEAMAAGCLLIASDTPPVSEVIQDGVNGWLVDFFAPEEIAERLDEALERPEWVVSLRTHARRTIERFYDLQRLLPLQIARLQRSLATG
- a CDS encoding glycosyltransferase family 4 protein encodes the protein MKICIVTPFALSNSHGTGVQLLRLFASEDYAHLYWSSASGFSETDQSLLLEEQFDWWPLSRGKGRLEQVMGLLGMSSVWRHNELISAQYRRLLERDYRCDVAHVVVIDETSARKAVSLLGVLGCPYVVHIMDLMHPRGLDPASMRGFGHLFAGASRVLALSENIRREVRRFPGPPCEIFPIVRSLGRAVQSPPESGGPLRIAMVGSLYYTEGLKCLAVAWDELSRRYPRLELVYAGPEAQIRNYLPARLKEVLVYRGYVPNEKVESILLDCHLAYLPGPCWPAEKDKYSKYSIPSRLTDYLMAGLPIVAYLADGSATEQFLNPLMPEAVRRAMHPAALIEAVAHYADQPMVWRAASNTAHAFAAGQCTVEGVHAVLADRLQQAAGLPRPNSRVQVSGNSDG